ATTTCCATTTATAAAGTACGAGCCTCTTATAACAATTATGTTGTTAAGTTTCCCTGTTTTATAGGCACTTATAGAATTTCCTGTTGTTGTATAAACTATAAAATATTTTACGAACAGATTTTCATCGTGTAAAAAAGAGGACTCCTCAACTAATTTGTAATTAAACAGCCCTACTTTAATTCTATGGACTGGGCTACTTTGTAAGCCATGCATTATAAAAAAGTAAGAACTAAGTATCGAAGCCATGATAGTTTTGTACATTGATGCGAATTACTTTTCCTCCTAATTATCCCAGAAACTTAGTTAGAATTAATTATTGCCCGGCAGAGGACAAGTACTATTGCCTGACACGAGCTACCAGTTCGCGCCGGTTTAGGGGCTTATGACCGCAGTCATAAGCCCCTTTACGTCACACTAGCCCTAGAAACCTAACGGCTACCAGGGCTGCAGGGCCCGTTTGGCGGGCTCCTTAGTTCCAGCCCGGCATCACTGCACAACGATGCGCTGGCTGAATACGCCCTCGGCTGCCGTCAGGCGCAGCACGTACACGCCGCGCGGCAGGTCGGCCACGGACAGCGCCACCTGAGGCGCCGACAGCTCGCGGTGGCGTACCTCGCGGCCCAGTGCATCGAGCAACACGGCGGTAAGCGGGCCGCCCGGCGTGGCCAGGCGCGTTATCATTAGCTGGTCGGTGGCGGGGTTGGGGTACACCTCGATACCGGCCAGCTGCTGCGGGCGCGTAGCCAGCACACTCTGATTGAGATAGATGCGCACCGTGTTGTCGCCCGCGCAGGCTACTACCACGTCGGGGCGCTGGTCGCCGTTCATGTCCCGTACCTGCATTGTGGTGGGGTTATCGCCCGTGGCCAGCTGCATCGGCTTGCCGTAGCGCGTGACGTCTAGGGCCCCGGTATGCTGAAAAACCTGCAGCTTATTATCGGCCGTGAGCACCAGCATCTCCGGTTGATTATCCCCGTTGAGGTCGGTGAGCAGCACCTGGCGGGCGGGAGCCGAGAGGGCATAGGGCACTTGAGCACCAAATTGCTGATTCTGTAGATTCAGAAAGACCATAATGCTGGCGCTGCCTTCCTGGGCCACGGCCAAATCGGGTAGGTAGTCGCGGTTCAAATCGCCCGTAGCAACCTGAATCGGCCGCGAGAGGCCGCTCGTCAGCTGGCAGCTTGTGGCAAAGTAGGAACTGGACCAGGACTGGTCCTTATCAACGCGATGAGCAAAGCGCACGGTGACTCCGTTGCCGGCCGGGTCGGTAAGAACCGCATCTTGCGTGCCGTCGCGGTCGAAATCGTCGAGCGCCACACTAGCGGGGGCAAAGCCCGGACTAAAGCTGTCGAGCTTGCGGGTATCCAGGGCAATGTTAGGGAGTAGGGTGCGGCGAAAGACCCCGCAATAGGGCAGGAAGGCCGGCGTATCGAAGGTATAAATAAACTCGGGCCAGTGGTCACCATTCAGGTCGGCCGTAAGCAGCTTCGGGCTCACCCCTTTATCGTTGCCGCCCAAATAATTATCATAAGGAGGGTTCTGTTTAGGGGCGGGCGCGAAAGTGCCACTGCCATCCCCTTTGTTGAGGAGCAGCGTGAAGGTATTACTCTCCGCGCTGACAGCTACTAAGTCGAGTGGAGGCGTTTGAAAGGAGTTGCTCAATGACACCGCTACCAGCCCCGTGGGACCCACCCCAATAGGGTACGTACTCACCGGAGTCGAGGTGAAGGTGCCCCCCAGGCCCTGCGTATAAATGCCCACCGTGCCTAACCCACGCTGGCACACGGCAATGTCGGCGCGGAAGTCCTGGGTGAAATCGCCCAGGGCCAGCACATTGGGATAGGCCCCGGCTGGCAAGGTAATAACGGCGCCCGGCTGCAGATTAACGGCGGGGGCGAACTGGGCCAGCACCACGTGGGTGGGGGCTAGCAGGGAGAGCAAGGGTAGGAGTTTTTTCATAGGACTAAGTAATGGGCCTAAGTACGGGTATAAGAATGATGACTACTAGCGGCGAAATATACGAATGGACAAGCGGAAGAATGGGACTGACTCTTCTATGGGTGCGTACTTATGTTAGGATGGTAACAAATCAACATGCTCGGGCTGGCTGCCATCGTTGAGCAGCTACGCCTCTACGTAGCCTGGGGCAGTTCACGAGCCTAACGAGCTAGGATTTCAGACACATAGCCGTAGATTGACCTCCGTAGTTATCTCCACTGGTAGTATGAGCAGCGTTATACTGCCATGCGCTATATAAAACCCCCGCTCCTGCCATCGCATATCCGCTATATAATGTGTCTTTATATAAGCTAATACCTTTATCTGCTATCATAGATGCAACCCCCAATGCTGGCACGAGTTTAGGCGAAGCCGTACCTCGTGCCTTTTATAACGTGGAG
The sequence above is drawn from the Hymenobacter baengnokdamensis genome and encodes:
- a CDS encoding T9SS type A sorting domain-containing protein, giving the protein MKKLLPLLSLLAPTHVVLAQFAPAVNLQPGAVITLPAGAYPNVLALGDFTQDFRADIAVCQRGLGTVGIYTQGLGGTFTSTPVSTYPIGVGPTGLVAVSLSNSFQTPPLDLVAVSAESNTFTLLLNKGDGSGTFAPAPKQNPPYDNYLGGNDKGVSPKLLTADLNGDHWPEFIYTFDTPAFLPYCGVFRRTLLPNIALDTRKLDSFSPGFAPASVALDDFDRDGTQDAVLTDPAGNGVTVRFAHRVDKDQSWSSSYFATSCQLTSGLSRPIQVATGDLNRDYLPDLAVAQEGSASIMVFLNLQNQQFGAQVPYALSAPARQVLLTDLNGDNQPEMLVLTADNKLQVFQHTGALDVTRYGKPMQLATGDNPTTMQVRDMNGDQRPDVVVACAGDNTVRIYLNQSVLATRPQQLAGIEVYPNPATDQLMITRLATPGGPLTAVLLDALGREVRHRELSAPQVALSVADLPRGVYVLRLTAAEGVFSQRIVVQ